In Paraburkholderia flava, one genomic interval encodes:
- the trmD gene encoding tRNA (guanosine(37)-N1)-methyltransferase TrmD, whose product MQFDVVTLFPEMFRALTDWGITSRAVKQSRYGLRTWNPRDFTVDNYRTIDDRPYGGGPGMVMLAKPLEDAIGAAKAAQAEQGIAAPRVVMMSPQGGTLNHEGVMRLAAEPGLIVLCGRYEAIDQRLIDRCVDEEISLGDFVLSGGELPAMAMMDAIVRQLPGVLNDAQSAVQDSFVDGLLDCPHYTRPEEYDGVRVPDVLIGGHHAEIMQWRRREALRNTLLKRPDLIARARKNKMLSRADEVWLTTLAKEASKA is encoded by the coding sequence ATGCAGTTCGATGTCGTGACGCTCTTCCCCGAGATGTTTCGCGCGCTGACCGACTGGGGTATTACGAGCCGGGCCGTGAAGCAGTCGCGTTACGGATTGCGAACGTGGAATCCTCGCGATTTCACCGTCGACAACTACCGTACGATCGACGATCGTCCATACGGCGGCGGCCCCGGCATGGTGATGCTGGCAAAACCGCTGGAAGACGCGATCGGTGCGGCGAAAGCCGCTCAAGCCGAGCAGGGCATCGCGGCACCGCGTGTCGTGATGATGTCGCCGCAAGGTGGGACGCTGAATCACGAGGGTGTGATGCGGCTTGCCGCCGAACCCGGTCTGATCGTGCTGTGCGGTCGCTACGAAGCGATCGACCAGCGGCTGATCGACCGGTGTGTCGACGAAGAAATCAGTCTCGGCGATTTCGTGTTGTCCGGCGGCGAGTTGCCGGCGATGGCGATGATGGATGCCATCGTGCGTCAGTTGCCGGGCGTGCTGAACGATGCGCAGTCGGCGGTGCAGGACAGTTTTGTCGACGGCCTGCTCGATTGTCCGCATTACACGCGGCCCGAAGAGTACGACGGTGTGCGCGTCCCCGACGTGCTGATCGGCGGGCATCACGCGGAAATCATGCAGTGGCGACGCCGCGAAGCGTTGCGCAACACGTTGCTGAAGCGGCCCGATCTGATTGCACGGGCAAGAAAGAACAAGATGTTGAGTCGTGCCGACGAGGTATGGCTCACTACTCTCGCGAAGGAAGCGTCCAAGGCTTGA
- a CDS encoding CoA pyrophosphatase, with protein sequence MIRPVFEPETLPIESTGTDLPPVAPGRLTPDGLRARFEQRLPWDTEPVEGRWREVGDPRVAAVLVPLVVRETGLTVLLTQRADHLNDHAGQVSFPGGREEPHDADATATALREAREEVGLDPARVEVLGALPDYLTGTGFRVTPVVGLVHPPFTVEADTLEVAEIFEVPLSFLMDPGHHEVRVFRWEGGERRFFAMPYPRSEGGGHYFVWGATAGMLRNFYRFLAA encoded by the coding sequence TTGATCCGTCCAGTCTTCGAACCCGAAACCCTGCCCATCGAATCCACCGGCACCGATCTGCCGCCGGTCGCGCCGGGACGTCTGACGCCCGATGGTTTGCGGGCGCGGTTCGAACAGCGGCTGCCCTGGGACACGGAGCCCGTCGAAGGTCGTTGGCGTGAAGTCGGCGATCCGCGTGTGGCCGCAGTGCTGGTGCCGCTCGTCGTCCGTGAAACCGGGTTGACCGTCCTGCTGACCCAGCGCGCCGACCATCTAAACGATCACGCTGGCCAGGTGAGCTTTCCCGGTGGCCGCGAAGAACCGCACGATGCCGATGCAACCGCGACCGCGCTACGCGAAGCGCGCGAAGAGGTCGGTCTCGACCCGGCCCGCGTCGAAGTGCTAGGTGCGTTGCCGGACTATCTGACCGGCACTGGCTTTCGCGTGACGCCCGTGGTCGGCCTCGTTCATCCGCCGTTCACAGTCGAAGCCGATACGCTTGAAGTCGCTGAGATCTTCGAAGTGCCGCTCAGCTTCCTGATGGACCCCGGGCATCACGAGGTGAGGGTGTTTCGCTGGGAAGGCGGCGAGCGCCGCTTTTTCGCGATGCCGTATCCGCGCAGCGAAGGCGGTGGTCATTACTTCGTCTGGGGTGCGACGGCCGGCATGCTGCGCAATTTCTATCGTTTTCTCGCCGCGTGA
- the rimM gene encoding ribosome maturation factor RimM (Essential for efficient processing of 16S rRNA) — MSTRDSDGSGRTGASASATEAPFGAFVRKPVKAGGQKKSSTAASATEQSMRVESAESWPADAIEVGAIVDAYGLKGWVKVAAHADAGHGGDALLSATRWWLLKGRDANPERKSAAVREAKIHSDSIVAQLAGTDDRDAAVALRGCRIYVSRGEFPALDADEFYWVDLVGLAVVNLTGVELGKVAGMIDNGAHSVLRVEYAITDKDGKPASAERLIPFVGVYVKTVDQATKQITVDWEADY; from the coding sequence ATGTCTACGCGTGATTCCGACGGCTCCGGCCGCACTGGTGCCAGCGCGTCGGCGACCGAAGCCCCGTTCGGTGCGTTTGTCCGCAAGCCGGTCAAGGCGGGTGGGCAGAAAAAATCTTCGACGGCTGCTTCGGCAACTGAACAGTCGATGCGCGTCGAGTCGGCGGAAAGCTGGCCTGCCGATGCGATCGAAGTCGGTGCGATCGTCGATGCGTATGGCCTGAAGGGCTGGGTCAAGGTAGCCGCGCATGCGGATGCCGGGCACGGCGGCGACGCGCTGCTGAGTGCGACCCGCTGGTGGCTGTTGAAGGGACGCGATGCGAATCCGGAGCGCAAGTCGGCTGCGGTGCGCGAAGCGAAAATCCATTCCGACAGCATCGTCGCTCAACTGGCCGGTACGGACGATCGCGATGCAGCGGTGGCACTGCGCGGTTGCCGTATCTACGTCAGTCGTGGCGAGTTTCCCGCGCTCGATGCCGACGAGTTTTACTGGGTGGACCTGGTTGGCCTCGCCGTCGTGAATCTGACCGGCGTCGAGCTCGGCAAGGTCGCCGGCATGATCGACAACGGCGCCCATTCGGTGCTGCGCGTCGAATACGCGATAACCGACAAGGACGGCAAACCGGCAAGCGCCGAGCGTCTGATCCCCTTCGTCGGCGTGTACGTCAAAACTGTGGACCAGGCGACGAAGCAGATTACCGTCGACTGGGAAGCCGATTACTGA
- the rplS gene encoding 50S ribosomal protein L19 → MNLIAKLEQEEIERALAGKTIPEFAPGDTVIVSVNVVEGTRKRVQAYEGVVIAKRNRGLNSSFIVRKISSGEGVERTFQTYSPLLASIVVKRRGDVRRAKLYYLRDRSGKSARIKEKLVSKDRAASQQ, encoded by the coding sequence ATGAATCTGATTGCAAAACTCGAGCAGGAAGAAATCGAGCGCGCGCTCGCAGGCAAGACCATTCCCGAATTCGCCCCCGGCGATACGGTGATCGTGAGCGTGAACGTGGTTGAAGGTACGCGCAAGCGCGTTCAGGCATACGAAGGCGTCGTGATCGCGAAGCGTAACCGTGGCCTGAATTCGTCGTTCATCGTCCGCAAGATTTCGTCGGGCGAAGGCGTCGAGCGGACTTTCCAGACGTACTCGCCGCTGCTGGCGAGCATCGTCGTGAAGCGCCGCGGCGATGTGCGTCGTGCAAAGCTTTACTACCTGCGCGACCGTTCGGGCAAGTCGGCCCGGATCAAGGAAAAGCTCGTGTCGAAAGACCGCGCGGCTTCCCAGCAGTAA
- the rpsP gene encoding 30S ribosomal protein S16 produces MVIIRLARGGSKKRPFYNIVATDSRNRRDGRFIERVGFYNPIATKGESLRIAQDRLTYWQGVGAQLSPTVERLVKEAQKAQPAAV; encoded by the coding sequence ATGGTCATCATCCGCTTGGCTCGTGGCGGCTCGAAGAAGCGCCCGTTCTACAACATCGTCGCAACCGATTCGCGTAACCGTCGTGACGGCCGCTTCATCGAACGCGTCGGCTTCTACAACCCGATCGCTACGAAGGGCGAATCGCTGCGTATCGCGCAGGATCGTCTGACGTACTGGCAAGGCGTGGGCGCGCAACTGTCGCCGACCGTCGAGCGTCTCGTGAAGGAAGCGCAAAAGGCGCAACCGGCTGCTGTTTAA